One segment of Drosophila mauritiana strain mau12 chromosome 3R, ASM438214v1, whole genome shotgun sequence DNA contains the following:
- the LOC117144564 gene encoding wnt inhibitor of Dorsal protein, giving the protein MIFAITLFMGITSTLAAVLEPMSYYQYTQFQAPLSWEDITGKGLKQALDSCQQSFQWQRWNCPNQDFVQKNSKPEENSPNREDVYVAAISMAAIVHTLTKDCANGVIAGCGCTENALNVPCAHEPTKALQQYEKHFGSGSGATGHNRRVVGALLENSLEQECRCKQPGAVQGECQEEECVAVLKPFEAIAQDLLQMYDDAIQLEGASSNLKIMWQNIPLDSLVFMQDSPNYCERDATGLWKGTRGRQCSKDGSGSLEERLSCQQLCRVCGYRVRSQHVRTERRCNCKLVWGFRLQCDVCVQLERQYSCY; this is encoded by the coding sequence ATGATTTTTGCCATCACATTATTCATGGGTATTACGAGCACTCTGGCAGCAGTTTTGGAGCCCATGAGCTACTACCAGTACACCCAGTTCCAGGCTCCACTCTCCTGGGAGGATATAACCGGAAAGGGGCTGAAACAGGCCCTCGACAGCTGCCAGCAGAGTTTCCAGTGGCAGCGATGGAACTGTCCCAACCAGGATTTCGTGCAGAAGAATTCCAAGCCGGAGGAAAACTCACCGAATCGGGAGGATGTCTATGTGGCGGCCATTTCCATGGCAGCCATAGTCCATACTCTGACCAAGGACTGTGCCAATGGAGTAATCGCCGGATGCGGATGCACTGAAAATGCTCTAAATGTACCCTGCGCTCATGAGCCCACCAAGGCATTGCAGCAGTACGAGAAGCATTTCGGATCAGGATCAGGAGCCACCGGTCACAATCGACGGGTGGTGGGAGCTCTACTAGAGAATTCACTGGAACAGGAATGCCGGTGCAAGCAACCAGGAGCTGTGCAGGGCGAATGCCAGGAGGAGGAGTGTGTGGCGGTACTGAAGCCATTCGAGGCCATTGCCCAAGATCTCCTCCAAATGTACGACGATGCCATCCAACTAGAAGGAGCCAGCAGCAATCTGAAGATTATGTGGCAGAACATTCCCCTAGACTCCCTGGTCTTCATGCAGGACTCGCCCAACTACTGCGAACGCGATGCCACCGGATTGTGGAAGGGAACTCGGGGTCGCCAGTGCTCCAAGGATGGCAGTGGTTCTCTGGAGGAACGTCTCTCCTGCCAGCAGCTGTGCCGTGTGTGCGGATACCGAGTGAGATCCCAGCACGTGAGAACCGAGAGGAGGTGCAATTGCAAACTGGTCTGGGGATTCCGACTCCAGTGCGATGTGTGCGTCCAGCTGGAAAGGCAGTACTCCTGCTACTAA
- the LOC117144563 gene encoding uncharacterized protein LOC117144563, translating into MSDLVRFLLLTVLCSSLALAQDSSGDGNQETSTASQEAARGLASSYEPEDKQALRKNSHIFMGIYKNYKSTYLGNKTTSEYKKRLRDRVTAPQMAENETPETVEPDQEDPRDSLAQEIRQDAQAEALMETQTESPNYDDSESLAAKKRRKRKRKDRNKRKEEVESETDQPDPSTEDESIQRYNVGPGLNVSLDMSNDIVHVKLDGENLKEIIGARWLTLDNSEEGRGKKYDMITKVLPLFILPFLIQSAIVPFLVTKLKLLLVKSILVGKLAIFLLIISAIKNGNKMVQSYEVPSYWAGEPSRRSELAAAASSAAAAYNGYRVEGKPTTWIS; encoded by the exons ATGAGCGACTTGGTGAGGTTCCTTTTACTGACTGTGCTCTGTAGTTCGCTGGCTCTGGCCCAGGACAGCAGTGGCGATGGCAACCAGGAGACATCCACCGCCAGCCAGGAGGCAGCTCGAGGTTTGGCCAGCAGCTATGAGCCGGAGGACAAGCAGGCGCTGCGCAAGAACTCGCACATCTTCATGGGCATCTACAAGAACTACAAGAGCACCTATTTGGGCAACAAAACGACCAGTGAGTACAAGAAACGTCTACGGGATCGCGTGACTGCTCCCCAAATGGCGGAAAATGAGACACCTGAAACGGTTGAGCCCGATCAAGAGGACCCAAGGGATTCTCTGGCCCAGGAAATTCGTCAGGATGCCCAGGCCGAGGCTCTGATGGAGACCCAAACAGAGTCCCCCAACTACGATGATAGTGAATCACTAGCTGCCAAAAAACGACGCAAACGCAAGCGCAAGGATCGCAACAAGCGAAAGGAGGAGGTGGAATCCGAAACTGATCAGCCCGATCCTTCGACGGAGGACGAGAGCATACAGCGGTACAATGTGGGTCCTGGACTGAACGTCAGTCTGGACATGAGCAACGATATAGTGCATGTGAAACTGGATGGCGAGAATCTTAAGGAGATCATTGGCGCTCGCTGGTTAACCTTAGACAATAGTGAAGAAG GTCGCGGCAAGAAGTACGACATGATCACCAAAGTCTTACCACTCTTCATTCTCCCCTTCCTCATCCAATCGGCCATTGTTCCATTTCTGGTCACCAAGCTGAAGCTGCTCCTGGTCAAATCGATTCTGGTGGGCAAGCTGGCCATCTTCCTGCTGATCATCTCGGCCATCAAGAATGGCAACAAGATGGTACAGAGCTACGAGGTGCCCTCCTACTGGGCCGGCGAACCAAGTCGGAGATCGGAGTTGGCCGCCGCTGCCTCCTCGGCGGCTGCCGCATACAATGGCTATCGGGTGGAGGGTAAGCCAACCACCTGGATCAGCTAG
- the LOC117144730 gene encoding protein apnoia has product MAANQKIVFALVCLFLACDLVLGQQQAANSSDADSDVAESRTFGHHFLRRISFALVPGAFVVGVITTLLAALTVVSIKGLGVGVILLVLAIGQMLSRALPVQAAAAYAAAPVPVQAPVPVVYSHSHTQQPVWLEKEW; this is encoded by the exons atgGCCGCCAACCAGAAGATTGTGTTCGCCCTCGTCTGCCTCTTTTTGGCATGTGATTTGGTGCTGGGTCAGCAGCAGGCGGCCAACAGCTCGGATGCGGATTCGGATGTGGCGG AAAGCCGTACTTTTGGCCATCATTTCCTGCGGCGCATCAGCTTCGCCTTGGTGCCCGGCGCCTTCGTCGTGGGCGTGATCACCACCCTGCTGGCGGCCTTGACCGTCGTCTCTATCAAGGGACTGGGCGTGGGCGTCATCCTGCTGGTGCTGGCCATCGGACAAATGCTGTCCCGTGCTCTTCCCGTCCAGGCAGCCGCCGCCTATGCCGCAGCACCCGTTCCCGTCCAGGCACCCGTGCCGGTGGTCTACTCCCACTCGCACACCCAGCAGCCCGTCTGGTTGGAGAAGGAGTGGTAG